Proteins found in one Tamandua tetradactyla isolate mTamTet1 chromosome 1, mTamTet1.pri, whole genome shotgun sequence genomic segment:
- the LOC143689768 gene encoding WAP four-disulfide core domain protein 6A-like: MAFSGLLSILVPLILLGGVQEPGLVDGFFRKRCPKIRVKCEIKERNQCTMHKHCPKNMRCCMFSCGKKCLDLKQDICKLPKEVGPCMAYLPRWWYNKETEVCTRFIYGGCQGNNNNFQSEAICQVTCQNKQSPSWIG, translated from the exons ATGGCGTTCTCGGGACTTCTGTCAATTCTGGTACCACTCATCCTCCTGGGGGGTGTCCAGGAACCTGGGCTGGTTGATGGGTTTTTTCGCA AAAGATGTCCCAAGATCAGAGTAAAATGTGAAATCAAAGAAAGGAACCAATGCACGATGCACAAACACTGCCCGAAGAATATGAGATGCTGCATGTTCAGCTGTGGAAAGAAATGTTTAGACCTCAAACAAG ACATATGCAAGCTGCCAAAGGAGGTTGGCCCGTGCATGGCCTACCTTCCACGCTGGTGGTataacaaggaaactgaggtctgTACCAGATTCATCTACGGCGGTTGCCAAGGGAACAATAACAACTTCCAGTCTGAAGCTATCTGCCAGGTCACCTGCCAAAATAAAC AGTCACCCTCCTGGATAGGATAA